The following coding sequences lie in one Spinacia oleracea cultivar Varoflay chromosome 1, BTI_SOV_V1, whole genome shotgun sequence genomic window:
- the LOC110785716 gene encoding calmodulin-binding transcription activator 4 isoform X2, with protein sequence MQNPGSSCLSDFRESYQSYPSPGSIEVSSDAIMGKGIDCLNESNTTENLSMRSEFDVNQALRRLEVQLSLDDDCLKEYAPLDDQNRNEDVYGELDDQYGSRYAGAWANSNGPSQQNQGGSEVHHHVTSGMGSVQNGEPLFWNDFLDLSKGFPNQKAEGDKEYIAVANGKEVSSSGRPAEPENHPEDYGGHIAGKWTEAAKDTDTLVYSSQLYPATPELSTMLLDPSLGKSLGTDLSLTVAKEQRFSIHEISPEWGFTNDSTKVIIIGSFLCDPSMSKWMCMFDDVEVPLQVVQNGVLCCQAPPHSSGKVTLCITSGNRESCSEIREFEYRDKHNTCVNCDKHEGEVTRSTDEMLLLVRLVQLLFSNSHLQQGENNELGVDKQKTDGDMWDQVIEGLLVGGATSSDTLDWLLQQLLKDKLQQWLSSKSVEGEACGDCFLSRKEQGIIHMIAGLGYEWALNPVLGCGVGINFRDINGWTALHWAARFGREKMVAALIASGASAVALTDPSSHDPSGRIAAYIAAASGHKGLAGYLSELALTSHLSSLTLAESELSKGSADVEAELTVCLSKENINTTDQDQLSLKHTLAAVRNAAQAAARIQSAFRAHSFRKRQYREATSSEVAADLDDYGFTINDIQGLSAASKLAFPGSHDHQKAALSIQKNYRGWKDRKDFLTLRQKVVKIQAHVRGHQVRKKYRVICWAVGILEKVVLRWRRKGAGLRGFRPESDTVDEDEDDDDIIKVFRKEKVNVAIDDAVTRVLSMVESPEARQQYHRMLGRIEEAKAELRGLTSSGASDSPDGVSSMDNDDFLNIS encoded by the exons ATGCAAAATCCAGGATCGTCTTGTTTGAGTGACTTTCGTGAATCATACCAGAGTTACCCAAGCCCTGGATCCATAGAAGTTAGCTCAGATGCAATAATGGGGAAAGGGATTGACTGCTTAAATGAGTCAAATACAACTGAAAATTTGAGTATGCGGTCTGAGTTTGATGTTAACCAGGCTCTACGACGTCTAGAAGTGCAATTGAGCTTGGATGATGACTGCCTCAAAGAATATGCTCCACTTGATGATCAAAACAGGAATGAAGATGTGTATGGAGAGCTGGATGATCAGTATGGAAGTAGATATGCCGGAGCGTGGGCTAATTCAAATGGTCCTTCACAACAAAATCAAG GTGGCAGTGAAGTGCATCACCATGTTACTTCTGGCATGGGAAGCGTTCAAAATGGTGAACCTTTATTCTGGAATGATTTCCTTGATTTGTCCAAGGGTTTCCCAAATCAGAAGGCAGAAGGGGACAAAGAATACATTGCAGTTGCTAAT GGAAAGGAAGTATCTTCCTCTGGGAGGCCAGCTGAGCCGGAAAATCACCCTGAAGATTATGGGGGTCATATTGCTGGAAAAT GGACTGAAGCAGCCAAGGATACGGATACCTTAGTGTATTCCTCTCAATTATATCCTGCCACCCCAGAGTTGTCCACCATGTTGCTTGATCCGAGTCTAGGAAAGTCTCTTGGTACTGATTTAAGCTTGACAGTCGCGAAGGAACAGAGATTTTCCATTCATGAAATATCTCCAGAATGGGGATTTACCAATGATTCAACAAAG GTCATTATTATTGGATCTTTTCTGTGTGATCCGTCAATGTCTAAGTGGATGTGCATGTTTGATGATGTTGAAGTTCCACTGCAAGTTGTCCAGAATGGCGTCCTTTGTTGCCAGGCTCCTCCGCATTCGTCAGGAAAGGTGACCCTCTGCATCACTTCTGGGAATCGAGAGTCCTGCAGTGAGATTAGAGAGTTTGAGTACCGTGATAAGCATAATACGTGTGTAAATTGTGATAAACATGAAGGGGAAGTAACTAGAAGTACAGATGAGATGTTGTTACTCGTCCGATTGGTGCAACTGCTTTTCTCAAATTCACATCTTCAACAAGGAGAAAACAATGAATTGGGAGTTGACAAACAAAAGACTGATGGTGATATGTGGGATCAAGTCATTGAAGGTCTCTTAGTTGGTGGTGCTACTTCCAGTGACACCCTTGATTGGCTGTTGCAACAACTTCTGAAAGACAAACTACAGCAATGGCTTTCCTCCAAATCCGTGGAAGGAGAAGCATGCGGTGATTGTTTCTTGTCGAGAAAGGAACAAGgaataattcacatgattgcTGGGTTGGGCTATGAGTGGGCTTTGAACCCGGTTTTGGGATGTGGAGTGGGCATAAACTTTCGTGATATCAACGGTTGGACTGCCCTGCACTGGGCCGCAAGATTTGGAAG GGAAAAAATGGTTGCTGCTCTTATTGCTTCCGGAGCATCAGCTGTGGCTTTGACTGATCCCAGTTCACATGATCCTTCTGGCAGAATTGCAGCATACATTGCCGCAGCAAGTGGGCACAAGGGACTTGCTGGTTATCTCTCTGAACTGGCGCTAACTAGCCACCTCTCGTCCCTCACACTAGCAGAAAGTGAACTCTCCAAAGGCTCTGCTGATGTGGAGGCTGAATTAACTGTTTGCCTTTCAAAGGAGAACATCAACACAACTGATCAGGATCAACTTTCGCTAAAACACACCTTGGCAGCAGTTAGAAATGCAGCTCAGGCTGCTGCACGAATCCAATCAGCATTTCGTGCCCATTCCTTCAGAAAGAGGCAATATAGGGAAGCGACTAGCTCAGAAGTTGCTGCTGATCTGGATGACTATGGTTTCACTATAAATGACATTCAGGGACTTTCTGCTGCATCGAAATTGGCGTTTCCCGGTTCGCATGACCACCAAAAAGCTGCGCTATCTATTCAGAAGAACTATCGGGGCTGGAAAGATCGTAAAGACTTCCTAACTTTGCGCCAAAAAGTAGTGAAGATACAG GCTCATGTGAGAGGTCATCAAGTTCGAAAGAAGTACAGGGTTATTTGCTGGGCGGTTGGTATCCTAGAGAAGGTTGTACTGCGTTGGCGTCGTAAAGGAGCTGGTTTGCGAGGATTTAGACCTGAGTCAGATACTGTTGACGAAgacgaagatgatgatgatattATCAAGGTCTTTAGGAAAGAAAAGGTCAATGTTGCTATTGATGATGCTGTCACAAGAGTGCTATCCATGGTTGAATCTCCAGAAGCCCGCCAGCAATATCATCGCATGCTTGGAAGAATTGAAGAAGCTAAG GCTGAGTTGCGAGGCCTAACAAGTTCAGGGGCCTCAGATTCACCAGATGGTGTTTCCAGCATGGATAATGATGATTTCCTCAACATTTCTTAA
- the LOC110785691 gene encoding uncharacterized protein, translated as MGHSNRHDWGPVFIATILFVLLSPGLLFQVPGGKRCIEFGSFRTGGAAIMIHALLYFGLICIFLIALGIHMYWG; from the coding sequence ATGGGGCACAGCAATCGTCATGACTGGGGCCCAGTGTTCATTGCAACAATCCTGTTTGTTCTTCTTTCACCAGGGTTATTGTTTCAGGTGCCAGGTGGCAAAAGGTGCATTGAGTTTGGAAGCTTCCGTACTGGTGGGGCCGCTATTATGATCCATGCTCTTCTCTACTTTGGCCTCATTTGTATCTTCTTGATTGCTCTTGGCATTCATATGTATTGGGGTTAA
- the LOC110785714 gene encoding uncharacterized protein — MAISSKKVELIQIAIQKFIESEESSTAETSTTSDVSGDERQFLVKLLSQLETMKEDEVANQSEQLIEQKEVPSGKASEVETTSNNETETPKKKTGVEAEDVVKELKKLEKQNRTTHWLLSALIVLTVAWQVSEVSLLLKLKQGFRNPFKSLGNMVAGMVKHHTVTEEEAEKSSLLSTVNGEKPLKLPHMDLTGLIKTDGE, encoded by the exons ATGGCTATTTCCAGCAAAAAAGTTGAACTAATTCAAATCGCTATTCAAAAATTTATTGAATCCGAAGAATCCTCAACCGCTGAAACTTCCACCACCAGTGACGTCAGTGGTGACGAACGCCAGTTCCTCGTCAAATTGCTTTCTCAG TtggaaaccatgaaagaagatgaagtTGCCAACCAATCTGAACAACTAATTGAACAAAAGGAGGTACCTTCAGGTAAAGCTAGTGAAGTAGAAACAACTAGCAACAATGAAACTGAAACGCCTAAGAAAAAAACAGGGGTTGAAGCAGAAGATGTAGTTAAAGAACTGAAAAAGTTGGAGAAACAGAATAGAACAACACATTGGTTGCTTTCAGCTCTTATTGTTCTCACAGTGGCTTGGCAAGTATCTGAAGTTTCCCTCTTACTAAAGCTGAAACAAGGCTTTCGTAACCCGTTTAAATCCCTCGGAAACATGGTTGCTGGAATGGTTAAACACCATACAGTTACTGAAGAAGAAGCAGAAAAAAGTTCATTGCTATCAACGGTTAATGGAGAGAAGCCTCTTAAACTTCCCCACATGGATTTAACAGGATTGATTAAAACTGATGGAGAATGA
- the LOC110785692 gene encoding uncharacterized protein — protein MADWGPVVIALVLFVLLSPGLLCQIPGRGKMVEFSNLQTSGISILVHAIIYFGLVTIFLIAIGVHIYAG, from the coding sequence ATGGCGGATTGGGGCCCGGTGGTGATCGCGTTGGTGCTATTCGTGTTGCTATCGCCGGGGCTACTATGTCAAATCCCGGGGAGGGGAAAAATGGTTGAGTTTTCCAACCTGCAAACAAGCGGCATTTCAATACTTGTTCATGCCATAATCTACTTTGGCCTCGTCACTATTTTCCTAATTGCTATTGGTGTTCACATCTACGCTGGCTAG
- the LOC110785716 gene encoding calmodulin-binding transcription activator 4 isoform X1 produces MQSGFDTNELLRAAQTRWLKPAEVLFILQNHENYKITQEAPQKPPSGSLFLFNKRVLRFFRKDGHSWRKKKDGRTVGEAHERLKVGNSEALNCYYAHGEETPNFQRRSYWMLDRVHEHIVLVHYRDITEGKLSSGSITDLSPGTSSIISQSPSTYTMQNPGSSCLSDFRESYQSYPSPGSIEVSSDAIMGKGIDCLNESNTTENLSMRSEFDVNQALRRLEVQLSLDDDCLKEYAPLDDQNRNEDVYGELDDQYGSRYAGAWANSNGPSQQNQGGSEVHHHVTSGMGSVQNGEPLFWNDFLDLSKGFPNQKAEGDKEYIAVANGKEVSSSGRPAEPENHPEDYGGHIAGKWTEAAKDTDTLVYSSQLYPATPELSTMLLDPSLGKSLGTDLSLTVAKEQRFSIHEISPEWGFTNDSTKVIIIGSFLCDPSMSKWMCMFDDVEVPLQVVQNGVLCCQAPPHSSGKVTLCITSGNRESCSEIREFEYRDKHNTCVNCDKHEGEVTRSTDEMLLLVRLVQLLFSNSHLQQGENNELGVDKQKTDGDMWDQVIEGLLVGGATSSDTLDWLLQQLLKDKLQQWLSSKSVEGEACGDCFLSRKEQGIIHMIAGLGYEWALNPVLGCGVGINFRDINGWTALHWAARFGREKMVAALIASGASAVALTDPSSHDPSGRIAAYIAAASGHKGLAGYLSELALTSHLSSLTLAESELSKGSADVEAELTVCLSKENINTTDQDQLSLKHTLAAVRNAAQAAARIQSAFRAHSFRKRQYREATSSEVAADLDDYGFTINDIQGLSAASKLAFPGSHDHQKAALSIQKNYRGWKDRKDFLTLRQKVVKIQAHVRGHQVRKKYRVICWAVGILEKVVLRWRRKGAGLRGFRPESDTVDEDEDDDDIIKVFRKEKVNVAIDDAVTRVLSMVESPEARQQYHRMLGRIEEAKAELRGLTSSGASDSPDGVSSMDNDDFLNIS; encoded by the exons ATGCAGTCTG GATTTGATACAAATGAACTGCTACGAGCTGCTCAGACTCGTTGGCTAAAACCTGCGGAAGTGCTTTTCATTTTACAGAATCATGAAAACTACAAGATAACCCAGGAGGCTCCTCAAAAGCCACCGA GTGGTTCTTTATTTCTTTTCAACAAGAGGGTTCTTAGATTTTTCCGGAAAGATGGCCATAGTTGGCGGAAAAAAAAGGATGGCAGAACTGTTGGGGAAGCACATGAACGTCTCAAG GTTGGAAATTCTGAAGCTTTGAATTGCTATTATGCACATGGAGAGGAGACTCCGAATTTTCAGAGGCGTAGTTACTGGATGTTGGATAG GGTGCATGAGCACATTGTTCTTGTTCATTACAGAGATATCACAGAG GGGAAGCTAAGTTCTGGATCCATTACAGACTTGTCACCGGGAACATCTTCTATAATAAGTCAGAGCCCAAGTACATACACTATGCAAAATCCAGGATCGTCTTGTTTGAGTGACTTTCGTGAATCATACCAGAGTTACCCAAGCCCTGGATCCATAGAAGTTAGCTCAGATGCAATAATGGGGAAAGGGATTGACTGCTTAAATGAGTCAAATACAACTGAAAATTTGAGTATGCGGTCTGAGTTTGATGTTAACCAGGCTCTACGACGTCTAGAAGTGCAATTGAGCTTGGATGATGACTGCCTCAAAGAATATGCTCCACTTGATGATCAAAACAGGAATGAAGATGTGTATGGAGAGCTGGATGATCAGTATGGAAGTAGATATGCCGGAGCGTGGGCTAATTCAAATGGTCCTTCACAACAAAATCAAG GTGGCAGTGAAGTGCATCACCATGTTACTTCTGGCATGGGAAGCGTTCAAAATGGTGAACCTTTATTCTGGAATGATTTCCTTGATTTGTCCAAGGGTTTCCCAAATCAGAAGGCAGAAGGGGACAAAGAATACATTGCAGTTGCTAAT GGAAAGGAAGTATCTTCCTCTGGGAGGCCAGCTGAGCCGGAAAATCACCCTGAAGATTATGGGGGTCATATTGCTGGAAAAT GGACTGAAGCAGCCAAGGATACGGATACCTTAGTGTATTCCTCTCAATTATATCCTGCCACCCCAGAGTTGTCCACCATGTTGCTTGATCCGAGTCTAGGAAAGTCTCTTGGTACTGATTTAAGCTTGACAGTCGCGAAGGAACAGAGATTTTCCATTCATGAAATATCTCCAGAATGGGGATTTACCAATGATTCAACAAAG GTCATTATTATTGGATCTTTTCTGTGTGATCCGTCAATGTCTAAGTGGATGTGCATGTTTGATGATGTTGAAGTTCCACTGCAAGTTGTCCAGAATGGCGTCCTTTGTTGCCAGGCTCCTCCGCATTCGTCAGGAAAGGTGACCCTCTGCATCACTTCTGGGAATCGAGAGTCCTGCAGTGAGATTAGAGAGTTTGAGTACCGTGATAAGCATAATACGTGTGTAAATTGTGATAAACATGAAGGGGAAGTAACTAGAAGTACAGATGAGATGTTGTTACTCGTCCGATTGGTGCAACTGCTTTTCTCAAATTCACATCTTCAACAAGGAGAAAACAATGAATTGGGAGTTGACAAACAAAAGACTGATGGTGATATGTGGGATCAAGTCATTGAAGGTCTCTTAGTTGGTGGTGCTACTTCCAGTGACACCCTTGATTGGCTGTTGCAACAACTTCTGAAAGACAAACTACAGCAATGGCTTTCCTCCAAATCCGTGGAAGGAGAAGCATGCGGTGATTGTTTCTTGTCGAGAAAGGAACAAGgaataattcacatgattgcTGGGTTGGGCTATGAGTGGGCTTTGAACCCGGTTTTGGGATGTGGAGTGGGCATAAACTTTCGTGATATCAACGGTTGGACTGCCCTGCACTGGGCCGCAAGATTTGGAAG GGAAAAAATGGTTGCTGCTCTTATTGCTTCCGGAGCATCAGCTGTGGCTTTGACTGATCCCAGTTCACATGATCCTTCTGGCAGAATTGCAGCATACATTGCCGCAGCAAGTGGGCACAAGGGACTTGCTGGTTATCTCTCTGAACTGGCGCTAACTAGCCACCTCTCGTCCCTCACACTAGCAGAAAGTGAACTCTCCAAAGGCTCTGCTGATGTGGAGGCTGAATTAACTGTTTGCCTTTCAAAGGAGAACATCAACACAACTGATCAGGATCAACTTTCGCTAAAACACACCTTGGCAGCAGTTAGAAATGCAGCTCAGGCTGCTGCACGAATCCAATCAGCATTTCGTGCCCATTCCTTCAGAAAGAGGCAATATAGGGAAGCGACTAGCTCAGAAGTTGCTGCTGATCTGGATGACTATGGTTTCACTATAAATGACATTCAGGGACTTTCTGCTGCATCGAAATTGGCGTTTCCCGGTTCGCATGACCACCAAAAAGCTGCGCTATCTATTCAGAAGAACTATCGGGGCTGGAAAGATCGTAAAGACTTCCTAACTTTGCGCCAAAAAGTAGTGAAGATACAG GCTCATGTGAGAGGTCATCAAGTTCGAAAGAAGTACAGGGTTATTTGCTGGGCGGTTGGTATCCTAGAGAAGGTTGTACTGCGTTGGCGTCGTAAAGGAGCTGGTTTGCGAGGATTTAGACCTGAGTCAGATACTGTTGACGAAgacgaagatgatgatgatattATCAAGGTCTTTAGGAAAGAAAAGGTCAATGTTGCTATTGATGATGCTGTCACAAGAGTGCTATCCATGGTTGAATCTCCAGAAGCCCGCCAGCAATATCATCGCATGCTTGGAAGAATTGAAGAAGCTAAG GCTGAGTTGCGAGGCCTAACAAGTTCAGGGGCCTCAGATTCACCAGATGGTGTTTCCAGCATGGATAATGATGATTTCCTCAACATTTCTTAA